One Miscanthus floridulus cultivar M001 chromosome 11, ASM1932011v1, whole genome shotgun sequence DNA window includes the following coding sequences:
- the LOC136494353 gene encoding uncharacterized protein isoform X2, giving the protein MTVIKAGGADPRGDGGAYEARLRQSLRARYAYGFVFFATNLLAWFVRDYGARTLRGLHHVPVCGAGDSKCFQSGGVLRVSLGCFIFFWVMFATTFGTRKLHEARNSWHSGCWILKSLVYAMSIGIPFIIPNIFIQLYGEIARLGAGIFLILQLISMLHFISWCNKRWMPDPGSNQCGLFGLFLSTISYIASFAGIGVLYVLYVPNSSCAFNIFTITWTAILVTVMMAVSLHSKVNEGLLSSGIMSSYIVFLCWSALHSEPQTGKCHSHMKIAKDGDSATIVSFIIAICSIVMATFSTGIDTKSFQFRNDEVQLEEDTPYSYEIFHIVFAMGAMYFAMLFISWELNHPTRKWSIDVGWASTWVKIINEWFAASIYIWRLISPAVLRNQLVNEEFMPHRPTI; this is encoded by the exons ATGACTGTGATCAAGGCAGGCGGAGCGGACCCGCGCGGAGACGGCGGCGCGTACGAAGCGAGGCTGCGGCAGTCGCTGCGGGCGCGGTACGCGTACGGGTTCGTCTTCTTCGCTACCAACCTGCTGGCCTGGTTCGTCAGGGACTACGGGGCCAGGACGCTCCGCGGCCTGCATC ATGTGCCGGTCTGCGGAGCAGGGGACTCCAAGTGCTTCCAGTCCGGAGGAGTGCTTCGAGTCAGCTTGGGCTGCTTC ATATTTTTCTGGGTGATGTTTGCCACAACATTTGGAACTCGCAAGCTCCATGAAGCTCGTAATTCATGGCATTCTGGATGCTGGATTCTGAAGTCTCTTGTGTATGCCATGTCGATCGGCATCCCATTTATCATCCCTAACATCTTCATCCAGCTTTATG GTGAAATCGCTCGACTGGGTGCCGG GATATTTCTCATCCTCCAGCTCATAAGCATGCTCCACTTCATATCATGGTGCAATAAACGTTGGATGCCAGATCCTGGATCAAATCAATG TGGGTTGTTTGGGTTATTCTTGTCAACCATCTCCTACATTGCTTCATTTGCTGGAATTGGCGTGCTGTATGTTCTGTATGTCCCCAACTCCTCTTGTGCGTTCAACATCTTCACTATTACATGGACAGCAATCTTGGTGACTGTAATGATGGCAGTATCACTGCACTCCAAG GTTAACGAGGGTCTTCTCTCTTCTGGGATCATGAGTTCCTATATTGTCTTCCTTTGTTGGTCTGCACTCCACAG TGAGCCGCAAACCGGGAAGTGCCACTCTCATATGAAAATTGCCAAGGATGGTGATTCAGCTACTATTGTT AGCTTCATTATCGCAATTTGTTCCATTGTAATGGCCACGTTTTCTACTGGAATCGACACCAAATCCTTCCAA TTTCGGAATGATGAAGTACAATTGGAAGAGGACACCCCCTACAGCTATGAGATTTTCCACATTGTGTTTGCAATGGGAGCTATGTACTTTGCAATGCTGTTCATTAGCTGGGAGCTTAATCATCCAACACGAAA GTGGAGCATAGATGTTGGATGGGCTAGTACATGGGTGAAGATCATCAACGAATGGTTCGCGGCTAGCATATACA TCTGGAGGCTGATCTCCCCAGCCGTATTGAGGAACCAACTTGTCAATGAAGAGTTCATGCCACATAGACCTACAATATAG
- the LOC136494447 gene encoding DNA mismatch repair protein MSH1, mitochondrial-like isoform X2 yields MSEIRALVSRATARSLVLIDEICRRTETAKGTCIAGSIIERLDNVGCLGIISTHLHGIFDLPLSLSNTDFKAMGTEVVDGCIHPTWRLMDGICRESLAFQTARRDGMPDLIIRRAEELYLTMSTNNKQTASMVHNESPNGSPTVNGLVEKPGSLKNRLEILPGTFEPLQREVESAVTMICKKKLLDLYNKSSIPELVEVFCVAVGAREQPPPSTVGRSSIYVIIRSDNKLYVGQTDDLLGRLHAHRSKEGMQGAFMPIHLGSWQERCLPAGNPSHKSASFEGLQAHQQGSRKA; encoded by the exons ATGTCGGAGATACGTGCTTTAGTCAGCCGAGCTACTGCTAGGAGTCTTGTTCTGATTGATGAAATATGTAGGCGCACAGAAACTGCAAAAGGAACCTGTATAGCTGGTAGCATCATTGAAAGACTTGATAACGTTGGCTGCCTAGGCATCATATCAACTCACCTGCATGGGATTTTTGACCTGCCTCTCTCACTCAGCAACACTGATTTCAAAGCTATGGGAACTGAAGTGGTCGATGGGTGCATTCATCCAACATGGAGACTGATGGATGGCATCTGTAGAGAAAGCCTTGCTTTTCAAACAGCCAGGAGGGACGGCATGCCTGACTTGATAATCAGAAGGGCTGAGGAGCTATATTTGACTATGAGTACGAATAACAAGCAGACAGCATCAATGGTCCACAACGAGTCTCCTAATGGCAGCCCCACTGTAAATGGCTTGGTTGAGAAGCCTGGATCTCTGAAAAACAGACTAGAAATTCTGCCTGGTACCTTTGAGCCACTGCAGAGGGAAGTTGAGAGTGCTGTTACTATGATATGCAAGAAAAAACTGTTGGATCTTTACAATAAAAGTAGCATCCCAGAACTGGTTGAGGTGTTCTGCGTTGCTGTAGGTGCTAGAGAGCAACCACCACCTTCCACTGTTGGCAGGTCTAGCATCTATGTGATTATCAGAAGCGACAACAAGCTTTATGTTGGACAG ACGGATGATCTTCTGGGGCGCCTTCATGCCCACAGATCGAAGGAAGGCATGCAGGGCGCCTTCATGCCCATACATCTTGGTTCCTGGCAAGAGCGGTGCCTGCCAGCTGGAAACCCTTCTCATAAATCAGCTTCCTTCGAGGGGCTTCAAGCTCATCAACAAGGCAGCCGGAAAGCATAG
- the LOC136494447 gene encoding DNA mismatch repair protein MSH1, mitochondrial-like isoform X1, with amino-acid sequence MVPSTSAVIPHFDSIMLHMKAYDSPADGKSSFQVEMSEIRALVSRATARSLVLIDEICRRTETAKGTCIAGSIIERLDNVGCLGIISTHLHGIFDLPLSLSNTDFKAMGTEVVDGCIHPTWRLMDGICRESLAFQTARRDGMPDLIIRRAEELYLTMSTNNKQTASMVHNESPNGSPTVNGLVEKPGSLKNRLEILPGTFEPLQREVESAVTMICKKKLLDLYNKSSIPELVEVFCVAVGAREQPPPSTVGRSSIYVIIRSDNKLYVGQTDDLLGRLHAHRSKEGMQGAFMPIHLGSWQERCLPAGNPSHKSASFEGLQAHQQGSRKA; translated from the exons ATGGTACCTTCAACTTCAGCTGTAATCCCACATTTTGATTCCATTATGCTGCATATGAAAGCCTATGATAGCCCAGCCGACGGGAAAAGTTCATTTCAG GTTGAAATGTCGGAGATACGTGCTTTAGTCAGCCGAGCTACTGCTAGGAGTCTTGTTCTGATTGATGAAATATGTAGGCGCACAGAAACTGCAAAAGGAACCTGTATAGCTGGTAGCATCATTGAAAGACTTGATAACGTTGGCTGCCTAGGCATCATATCAACTCACCTGCATGGGATTTTTGACCTGCCTCTCTCACTCAGCAACACTGATTTCAAAGCTATGGGAACTGAAGTGGTCGATGGGTGCATTCATCCAACATGGAGACTGATGGATGGCATCTGTAGAGAAAGCCTTGCTTTTCAAACAGCCAGGAGGGACGGCATGCCTGACTTGATAATCAGAAGGGCTGAGGAGCTATATTTGACTATGAGTACGAATAACAAGCAGACAGCATCAATGGTCCACAACGAGTCTCCTAATGGCAGCCCCACTGTAAATGGCTTGGTTGAGAAGCCTGGATCTCTGAAAAACAGACTAGAAATTCTGCCTGGTACCTTTGAGCCACTGCAGAGGGAAGTTGAGAGTGCTGTTACTATGATATGCAAGAAAAAACTGTTGGATCTTTACAATAAAAGTAGCATCCCAGAACTGGTTGAGGTGTTCTGCGTTGCTGTAGGTGCTAGAGAGCAACCACCACCTTCCACTGTTGGCAGGTCTAGCATCTATGTGATTATCAGAAGCGACAACAAGCTTTATGTTGGACAG ACGGATGATCTTCTGGGGCGCCTTCATGCCCACAGATCGAAGGAAGGCATGCAGGGCGCCTTCATGCCCATACATCTTGGTTCCTGGCAAGAGCGGTGCCTGCCAGCTGGAAACCCTTCTCATAAATCAGCTTCCTTCGAGGGGCTTCAAGCTCATCAACAAGGCAGCCGGAAAGCATAG
- the LOC136494353 gene encoding uncharacterized protein isoform X1, whose translation MTVIKAGGADPRGDGGAYEARLRQSLRARYAYGFVFFATNLLAWFVRDYGARTLRGLHHVPVCGAGDSKCFQSGGVLRVSLGCFIFFWVMFATTFGTRKLHEARNSWHSGCWILKSLVYAMSIGIPFIIPNIFIQLYGEIARLGAGIFLILQLISMLHFISWCNKRWMPDPGSNQCGLFGLFLSTISYIASFAGIGVLYVLYVPNSSCAFNIFTITWTAILVTVMMAVSLHSKFALFAEKVNEGLLSSGIMSSYIVFLCWSALHSEPQTGKCHSHMKIAKDGDSATIVSFIIAICSIVMATFSTGIDTKSFQFRNDEVQLEEDTPYSYEIFHIVFAMGAMYFAMLFISWELNHPTRKWSIDVGWASTWVKIINEWFAASIYIWRLISPAVLRNQLVNEEFMPHRPTI comes from the exons ATGACTGTGATCAAGGCAGGCGGAGCGGACCCGCGCGGAGACGGCGGCGCGTACGAAGCGAGGCTGCGGCAGTCGCTGCGGGCGCGGTACGCGTACGGGTTCGTCTTCTTCGCTACCAACCTGCTGGCCTGGTTCGTCAGGGACTACGGGGCCAGGACGCTCCGCGGCCTGCATC ATGTGCCGGTCTGCGGAGCAGGGGACTCCAAGTGCTTCCAGTCCGGAGGAGTGCTTCGAGTCAGCTTGGGCTGCTTC ATATTTTTCTGGGTGATGTTTGCCACAACATTTGGAACTCGCAAGCTCCATGAAGCTCGTAATTCATGGCATTCTGGATGCTGGATTCTGAAGTCTCTTGTGTATGCCATGTCGATCGGCATCCCATTTATCATCCCTAACATCTTCATCCAGCTTTATG GTGAAATCGCTCGACTGGGTGCCGG GATATTTCTCATCCTCCAGCTCATAAGCATGCTCCACTTCATATCATGGTGCAATAAACGTTGGATGCCAGATCCTGGATCAAATCAATG TGGGTTGTTTGGGTTATTCTTGTCAACCATCTCCTACATTGCTTCATTTGCTGGAATTGGCGTGCTGTATGTTCTGTATGTCCCCAACTCCTCTTGTGCGTTCAACATCTTCACTATTACATGGACAGCAATCTTGGTGACTGTAATGATGGCAGTATCACTGCACTCCAAG TTCGCTTTGTTTGCTGAGAAGGTTAACGAGGGTCTTCTCTCTTCTGGGATCATGAGTTCCTATATTGTCTTCCTTTGTTGGTCTGCACTCCACAG TGAGCCGCAAACCGGGAAGTGCCACTCTCATATGAAAATTGCCAAGGATGGTGATTCAGCTACTATTGTT AGCTTCATTATCGCAATTTGTTCCATTGTAATGGCCACGTTTTCTACTGGAATCGACACCAAATCCTTCCAA TTTCGGAATGATGAAGTACAATTGGAAGAGGACACCCCCTACAGCTATGAGATTTTCCACATTGTGTTTGCAATGGGAGCTATGTACTTTGCAATGCTGTTCATTAGCTGGGAGCTTAATCATCCAACACGAAA GTGGAGCATAGATGTTGGATGGGCTAGTACATGGGTGAAGATCATCAACGAATGGTTCGCGGCTAGCATATACA TCTGGAGGCTGATCTCCCCAGCCGTATTGAGGAACCAACTTGTCAATGAAGAGTTCATGCCACATAGACCTACAATATAG